A part of Neodiprion pinetum isolate iyNeoPine1 chromosome 4, iyNeoPine1.2, whole genome shotgun sequence genomic DNA contains:
- the bond gene encoding very long chain fatty acid elongase AAEL008004 — translation MASLIRMVVSNYNDILESNKDPMVDTWLLMGSPGPILGILALYLTFVLKVGPKIMASRPAYELKNLMILYNGAQVIFSLWLCSLTFQVDLLQLIIVEGCSHDEKVVNNPLQLALSTGAWWYFFAKITELLDTVFFVLRKKQNQVTFLHVYHHTITALFSWCYLKLLPGEQGIVIGFLNSLVHVVMYSYYLIAALGPAYRKYLWWKKYMTWMQLIQFGVMLCYLTYLLAIDCKLPKALTYFFATNVTIFIYLFSDFYRKSYTKKTA, via the exons ATGGCGAGCCTGATACGCATGGTGGTCAGCAACTACAATGACATACTCGAATCGAATAAGG ATCCAATGGTAGACACGTGGCTTCTGATGGGGTCCCCGGGTCCGATCCTTGGCATCCTTGCCTTGTATCTGACCTTCGTTCTGAAGGTGGGCCCGAAGATCATGGCGAGCCGGCCGGCGTACGAGCTTAAAAATCTCATGATCCTCTACAACGGTGCTCAAGTGATCTTCAGCCTGTGGCTGTGTTCCCTG ACGTTCCAAGTCGACCTGTTGCAGTTGATTATCGTTGAAGGATGCAGCCACGATGAAAAAGTGGTGAACAACCCGCTTCAGCTTGCG CTCTCGACTGGTGCCTGGTGGTACTTCTTTGCCAAGATCACCGAGCTCCTCGATACC GTCTTCTTCGTCCTCCGTAAGAAGCAGAACCAGGTGACCTTCCTCCACGTCTATCATCACACCATAACCGCGCTGTTCTCCTGGTGCTACCTGAAGCTGCTGCCGGGTGAGCAGGGCATAGTCATCGGTTTCCTCAACTCCTTGGTCCACGTTGTCATGTACTCCTACTACCTGATCGCGGCGCTGGGTCCAGCCTACCGGAAGTACCTCTGGTGGAAGAAGTACATGACCTGGATGCAGCTG ATTCAGTTCGGCGTGATGCTTTGCTACCTTACTTACCTCCTGGCGATAGACTGCAAGCTACCAAAGGCTCTGACTTACTTCTTTGCGACTAACGTCACGATATTCATTTACCTATTCAGTGACTTTTACAGAAAATCTTACACGAAGAAGACGGCTTAG
- the LOC124216915 gene encoding very long chain fatty acid elongase 7-like isoform X2 codes for MFCYIHFVLSLGPRLMKDRKPFNLDRVMQIYNVVQILVSAYLLYKALTLAWLWEYSYVCEPVDYSKTPKAIEIAATVWLYFIVKLIDLLDTVFFVLRKKQSQISFLHVYHHAGMVIGTWAGVKFLPGGHGTFLGVVNSFVHIIMYSHYLVTSMKSSKPWWKKHITQLQLIQFVIILFHFLQLMWVKDCGYPRWTALIFVPQNLFMIVLFGDFYYKTYLKKPAAKKHQEQNGVSKKKSIPNDKFN; via the exons ATGTTTTGCTATATTCATTTCGTGCTGTCCCTCGGACCGAGGTTGATGAAGGACAGGAAACCGTTCAACCTGGACAGAGTGATGCAAATATACAACGTCGTACAAATATTAGTGTCAGCATACCTGCTTTACAAG gcACTCACTCTTGCCTGGCTCTGGGAATACAGTTACGTCTGTGAACCCGTCGACTATTCGAAGACACCGAAAGCAATCGAG atcGCAGCGACTGTATGGCTCTACTTCATAGTGAAGTTAATAGACTTGTTGGACACTGTGTTTTTCGTCTTACGGAAAAAGCAGAGCCAAATATCGTTTCTTCACGTTTACCACCACGCCGGAATGGTGATAGGTACATGGGCTGGGGTCAAGTTCCTGCCAGGCGGACACGGGACCTTTTTAG GAGTGGTGAATTCCTTCGTGCACATAATAATGTACTCGCATTACCTCGTAACATCAATGAAGAGCAGCAAGCCGTGGTGGAAAAAGCACATAACGCAACTGCAGCTGATACAGTTCGTCATTATACTGTTTCACTTCCTGCAGCTGATGTGGGTTAAGGACTGCGGATACCCAAGGTGGACGGCGTTAATTTTCGTACCGCAAAACCTATTCATGATCGTGCTATTCGGTGACTTTTACTACAAGACTTATCTGAAGAAACCGGCGGCCAAGAAACACCAGGAACAGAACGGCGTCTCGAAGAAAAAGAGCATTCCCAACGACAAGTTCAACTAG
- the LOC124216915 gene encoding very long chain fatty acid elongase AAEL008004-like isoform X1, producing the protein MAAIIRALLNGYHAFNVELADPRTQSWFLIGSPWPILGLMFCYIHFVLSLGPRLMKDRKPFNLDRVMQIYNVVQILVSAYLLYKALTLAWLWEYSYVCEPVDYSKTPKAIEIAATVWLYFIVKLIDLLDTVFFVLRKKQSQISFLHVYHHAGMVIGTWAGVKFLPGGHGTFLGVVNSFVHIIMYSHYLVTSMKSSKPWWKKHITQLQLIQFVIILFHFLQLMWVKDCGYPRWTALIFVPQNLFMIVLFGDFYYKTYLKKPAAKKHQEQNGVSKKKSIPNDKFN; encoded by the exons ATGGCAGCCATCATCAGAGCCTTATTGAACGGCTATCACGCGTTCAATGTTGAACTGGCAG ATCCAAGAACGCAGTCATGGTTTCTCATTGGGTCACCTTGGCCTATCCTGGGCTTGATGTTTTGCTATATTCATTTCGTGCTGTCCCTCGGACCGAGGTTGATGAAGGACAGGAAACCGTTCAACCTGGACAGAGTGATGCAAATATACAACGTCGTACAAATATTAGTGTCAGCATACCTGCTTTACAAG gcACTCACTCTTGCCTGGCTCTGGGAATACAGTTACGTCTGTGAACCCGTCGACTATTCGAAGACACCGAAAGCAATCGAG atcGCAGCGACTGTATGGCTCTACTTCATAGTGAAGTTAATAGACTTGTTGGACACTGTGTTTTTCGTCTTACGGAAAAAGCAGAGCCAAATATCGTTTCTTCACGTTTACCACCACGCCGGAATGGTGATAGGTACATGGGCTGGGGTCAAGTTCCTGCCAGGCGGACACGGGACCTTTTTAG GAGTGGTGAATTCCTTCGTGCACATAATAATGTACTCGCATTACCTCGTAACATCAATGAAGAGCAGCAAGCCGTGGTGGAAAAAGCACATAACGCAACTGCAGCTGATACAGTTCGTCATTATACTGTTTCACTTCCTGCAGCTGATGTGGGTTAAGGACTGCGGATACCCAAGGTGGACGGCGTTAATTTTCGTACCGCAAAACCTATTCATGATCGTGCTATTCGGTGACTTTTACTACAAGACTTATCTGAAGAAACCGGCGGCCAAGAAACACCAGGAACAGAACGGCGTCTCGAAGAAAAAGAGCATTCCCAACGACAAGTTCAACTAG